From Desulfovibrio sp., a single genomic window includes:
- the xdhA gene encoding xanthine dehydrogenase molybdenum-binding subunit XdhA: protein MAVGDSVRRVDGPAKVTGRARYTDDLTMPGMRHAKFVRSPIAHGMVRRIDTSKALALPGVEAVFTFEDVPDIVFPTAGHPWHLDPGHRDVADKLLLTRHVRHHGDEVAVVVARDELTAEQAARLVEVEYEELPVMTTAEAALAPGASPIHPGGNLLKSHQFVCGGDPEALLAQAEVTVSGFYRTPVVQHCHLENHTAYAWMEDEKRISIVSSTQIPHICRRVVAQALGLPWSRIRVVKPCVGGGFGAKQDVLIEPIVAFLTVKLGGLPVKMALSREECMLATRTRHAFDISGRLGVTSQGRITAVSLDVVSNTGGYASHGHSIVSAGGAKCPSLYPRAAFGFKASTVYTNLPVAGAMRGYGSPQVHFALDCMAEQAARQLGMDPLEFRLQNVGLPGEPNPLNKRVITTHGIAECLRKGREAFKWDERRVACQRSGPLRRGVGVACFSFNTGVYPISAEISGARVLLNQDGTVQLMAGATEIGQGADTVFAQMAAQVLGVPVGHVNVVSTQDTDLTPFDPGAFASRQTFTAAPAVKGAASQLRDRILEHAAKMTGHDASSLDIEDAVVVGDGQALASFEEVAMDAFYHVHRGGQLFGECSHKAQANPPSFGCTFAQVEVDIPLCRARVTDILNVHDAGMVMNRQLAEGQVHGGVAMGIGWALAEELLVDQKTGLVLNNNLLDYKVPTCMDLPDLGADFVETNEPSSAFGSKSLGEPPLLSPAPAIRNAVWDATGVRVDEIPMTPKALFKHFKQAGLI, encoded by the coding sequence ATGGCCGTTGGCGATTCCGTAAGGCGTGTGGACGGTCCGGCCAAAGTGACCGGCCGCGCCCGCTACACCGACGACCTGACCATGCCCGGCATGCGCCATGCCAAGTTCGTGCGTTCCCCCATCGCCCACGGCATGGTCCGGCGAATCGATACGTCGAAAGCCTTGGCACTGCCCGGGGTGGAGGCGGTGTTCACCTTCGAGGACGTGCCGGACATTGTGTTTCCCACCGCTGGCCACCCCTGGCATCTTGATCCCGGGCACCGCGACGTTGCGGACAAGCTCTTGCTCACCCGCCACGTCCGCCATCACGGAGACGAGGTGGCCGTGGTGGTGGCTCGCGACGAGCTGACGGCCGAACAGGCCGCGCGTCTGGTGGAAGTGGAGTACGAAGAACTGCCGGTGATGACCACTGCAGAAGCTGCTCTGGCTCCTGGGGCTTCGCCCATCCATCCGGGAGGGAATCTTCTCAAATCCCATCAGTTCGTCTGCGGTGGCGATCCCGAAGCCCTGCTTGCCCAGGCGGAGGTGACGGTGTCCGGGTTCTACCGCACTCCGGTGGTGCAACACTGCCATCTGGAAAACCACACCGCCTATGCCTGGATGGAGGACGAAAAGCGCATCTCCATAGTGTCTTCCACCCAGATTCCCCACATTTGCCGCCGGGTGGTGGCCCAGGCCTTGGGGCTGCCCTGGAGCCGGATCCGCGTGGTGAAACCCTGCGTGGGCGGCGGGTTCGGGGCCAAGCAGGACGTGTTGATCGAGCCCATCGTGGCATTTCTTACTGTGAAGCTGGGTGGTCTGCCCGTGAAGATGGCGCTTTCCCGGGAAGAATGCATGCTGGCCACGCGCACCCGCCACGCCTTCGACATTTCCGGCCGTTTGGGCGTTACCAGCCAGGGCCGCATCACCGCCGTGAGCCTGGACGTTGTCTCCAACACCGGGGGCTACGCCTCCCATGGCCATTCCATCGTGTCCGCCGGGGGGGCTAAGTGTCCTTCGCTCTATCCGCGCGCGGCCTTTGGCTTCAAGGCGTCCACGGTCTACACCAATCTGCCCGTGGCTGGGGCCATGCGCGGCTACGGCTCGCCCCAGGTTCATTTCGCCCTGGACTGCATGGCCGAGCAGGCCGCCCGCCAGCTCGGCATGGATCCGCTTGAATTCAGGCTTCAAAATGTGGGGCTTCCGGGAGAGCCAAATCCGCTCAACAAACGGGTCATTACCACCCATGGCATCGCAGAGTGCCTGCGCAAGGGGCGCGAAGCCTTCAAATGGGATGAACGCCGCGTTGCCTGCCAGCGCTCGGGCCCGTTGCGCCGCGGGGTGGGAGTAGCCTGCTTCAGCTTCAACACCGGGGTGTATCCGATTTCCGCCGAAATCTCCGGTGCGCGCGTGCTTTTGAACCAGGACGGCACCGTGCAGCTCATGGCCGGAGCCACGGAGATAGGCCAGGGCGCGGACACCGTGTTTGCCCAGATGGCCGCCCAGGTCCTCGGGGTGCCAGTAGGGCATGTGAATGTCGTGTCCACCCAGGACACGGACCTCACGCCTTTCGATCCCGGCGCGTTTGCCTCCCGCCAGACCTTTACAGCGGCCCCGGCGGTCAAGGGCGCGGCCTCGCAGCTGAGAGATCGCATCCTGGAACACGCCGCCAAGATGACCGGGCACGACGCTTCTTCCCTGGACATTGAAGACGCGGTGGTGGTCGGCGACGGGCAGGCCCTGGCCTCTTTTGAGGAAGTTGCCATGGACGCCTTCTATCACGTCCACCGGGGTGGTCAGCTGTTCGGCGAGTGCTCGCACAAGGCCCAGGCCAATCCGCCATCCTTTGGCTGCACCTTCGCCCAGGTGGAGGTGGACATCCCGTTGTGCCGGGCCCGGGTCACGGACATCCTGAACGTGCACGACGCGGGCATGGTCATGAACCGCCAGTTGGCCGAAGGCCAGGTGCATGGCGGCGTGGCCATGGGCATCGGCTGGGCCCTGGCCGAGGAACTCCTGGTGGACCAGAAGACGGGCCTGGTGTTGAACAACAACCTGTTGGACTACAAGGTGCCCACCTGCATGGACCTGCCGGACCTGGGCGCGGATTTCGTGGAGACCAACGAGCCAAGCTCCGCCTTCGGCAGCAAGTCGCTCGGCGAACCGCCGCTTCTCTCCCCGGCTCCGGCCATCCGCAACGCCGTGTGGGATGCGACGGGAGTAAGGGTGGACGAAATACCCATGACGCCCAAGGCGCTTTTTAAGCATTTCAAGCAGGCGGGGTTGATATGA
- a CDS encoding EF2563 family selenium-dependent molybdenum hydroxylase system protein translates to MRIVIRGAGDLATGVALRLVRSGFTRLVMLERDNPMAVRRMASFSEAVRLGRHTVEGMTAELAHGVEDVNRVLAEGNLPILVDPLAASLELLKPDVLVDAVMAKRNLGTSMRDAPLVVGLGPGFTAGSDCHRVVETHRGSGLGRVVATGAALPNTGIPGMVMGYTTERVLRAPVEGIFETCLDVGHAVRAGETVGLVAGRPVVSVISGVLRGILPNLSPVTAGLKVGDVDPRGDQVACDRVSDKALAVGGGVLEAVLERFNSGPGVQNSEEEAVWPLAIP, encoded by the coding sequence CTGCGTATAGTCATCCGTGGCGCTGGCGACCTGGCCACCGGAGTGGCCCTGCGCCTTGTTCGTTCCGGGTTCACCCGCCTGGTTATGCTGGAGCGCGACAACCCCATGGCCGTGCGGCGCATGGCATCGTTTAGTGAAGCCGTACGTCTGGGGCGGCACACGGTGGAAGGGATGACGGCCGAATTGGCCCATGGTGTTGAGGACGTGAACAGAGTGCTGGCTGAAGGAAACCTGCCCATCCTGGTGGACCCACTTGCCGCTTCGCTTGAACTCCTGAAGCCCGACGTGCTGGTGGACGCGGTCATGGCCAAGCGCAACCTGGGGACATCCATGCGGGACGCGCCGCTTGTGGTCGGTCTGGGCCCTGGTTTTACAGCGGGGAGCGACTGCCACCGTGTCGTTGAGACACATCGGGGGTCCGGCCTGGGCCGGGTGGTAGCCACTGGCGCGGCCCTTCCTAATACGGGAATCCCCGGCATGGTGATGGGCTACACCACAGAGCGCGTGCTGCGTGCGCCCGTTGAAGGAATTTTCGAGACATGCCTGGATGTCGGCCACGCCGTGAGGGCGGGTGAAACCGTCGGATTGGTGGCCGGAAGGCCCGTGGTCTCGGTGATCTCCGGGGTGCTGAGGGGTATACTGCCCAATCTGTCGCCGGTTACCGCCGGGCTCAAGGTGGGGGACGTGGACCCCAGGGGGGACCAGGTCGCCTGCGACCGGGTTTCGGACAAGGCCCTGGCCGTTGGCGGCGGAGTGCTGGAAGCTGTCCTGGAAAGGTTCAACTCAGGTCCGGGCGTCCAAAACAGCGAGGAGGAGGCCGTATGGCCGTTGGCGATTCCGTAA